A single genomic interval of Cervus elaphus chromosome 19, mCerEla1.1, whole genome shotgun sequence harbors:
- the LOC122675886 gene encoding 26S proteasome regulatory subunit 10B yields MADPRDKALQDYRKKLLEHKEIDGRLKELREQLKELTKQYEKSENDLKALQSVGQIVGEVLKQLTEEKFIVKATNGPRYVVGCRRQLDKSKLKPGTRVALDMTTLTIMRYLPREVDPLVYNMSHEDPGNVSYSEIGGLSEQIRELREVIELPLTNPELFQRVGIIPPKGCLLYGPPGTGKTLLARAVASQLDCNFLKVVSSSIVDKYIGESARLIREMFNYARDHQPCIIFMDEIDAIGGRRFSEGTSADREIQRTLMELLNQMDGFDTLHRVKMIMATNRPDTLDPALLRPGRLDRKIHIDLPNEQARLDILKIHAGPITKHGEIDYEAIVKLSDGFNGADLRNVCTEAGMFAIRADHDFVVQEDFMKAVRKVADSKKLESKLDYKPV; encoded by the coding sequence ATGGCGGACCCTAGAGATAAGGCGCTTCAGGACTACCGCAAGAAACTGCTGGAGCACAAAGAGATTGACGGCCGTCTCAAGGAATTAAGGGAACAATTAAAAGAACTTACCAAGCagtatgaaaaatctgaaaatgatcTGAAGGCTCTACAAAGTGTTGGGCAGATTGTGGGTGAAGTACTTAAGCAGTTAACTGAAGAAAAATTCATTGTTAAAGCTACAAATGGACCGAGATATGTTGTGGGTTGTCGTCGACAGCTTGACAAAAGTAAGCTGAAGCCAGGAACAAGAGTTGCTTTGGATATGACTACACTAACTATCATGAGATATTTGCCAAGAGAAGTGGATCCATTGGTTTACAACATGTCTCATGAGGACCCTGGGAATGTTTCTTATTCTGAGATTGGAGGGCTCTCAGAACAGATTCGGGAATTAAGAGAGGTAATAGAATTACCTCTTACAAACCCAGAATTATTCCAGCGTGTAGGAATAATACCTCCAAAAGGCTGTTTGTTATATGGACCACCAGGTACAGGAAAAACACTCTTGGCACGAGCTGTGGCTAGCCAGCTGGATTGCAATTTCTTAAAGGTTGTATCTAGTTCTATAGTAGACAAGTACATTGGTGAAAGTGCTCGTTTGATCAGAGAAATGTTTAATTATGCCAGGGACCATCAGCCATGCATCATTTTTATGGATGAAATAGATGCTATTGGTGGTCGTCGGTTTTCTGAGGGTACTTCAGCTGATAGAGAGATTCAGAGAACTTTAATGGAGCTACTGAATCAAATGGATGGATTTGATACTCTGCATAGAGTTAAAATGATCATGGCTACCAACAGACCAGATACACTGGATCCTGCTTTGCTTCGTCCAGGCAGATTagatagaaaaatacatattgaTTTACCAAACGAACAAGCAAGGTTAGATATATTGAAAATCCATGCAGGTCCCATTACAAAGCACGGTGAAATAGATTATGAAGCAATTGTGAAGCTTTCAGATGGCTTTAATGGAGCAGACCTAAGAAATGTTTGCACTGAAGCAGGTATGTTTGCAATTCGTGCTGATCATGATTTTGTAGTACAGGAAGACTTCATGAAAGCAGTCAGGAAAGTGGCTGATTCTAAGAAGCTAGAGTCTAAATTGGACTACAAACCTGTGTAA